Proteins co-encoded in one Neofelis nebulosa isolate mNeoNeb1 chromosome 2, mNeoNeb1.pri, whole genome shotgun sequence genomic window:
- the LOC131504046 gene encoding neuroblastoma breakpoint family member 6-like protein isoform X4 codes for MAESLTTFSDPRTEMSILETNQYLLSQLAKTKQSFRDLTEKFLTSKATAYSLANQLQKYKSEEHKALIESVLEEGARFEGELAEKRSPAARLGKHDTLIQAHARELTHLRQKIQEGKGVCYLFIQHTKSIVKSFEGLLRSADIPYYQGQRFCEQLAQGSQLAESLASKLITENHNDKKDEDRQEPLAPRLSRGLQEEEVNEALEASLDEQYLTHSSRHDSQQLPRSSSFLLDMQEASSAVEVTRYTSDFYRESLDSLAQLYNENRDIRKESLSLLAHLNRISRGKN; via the exons ATGGCAGAATCTCTCACCACTTTCTCTGATCCGAGGACAGAAATGAGCATCCTGGAAACCAACCAGTACTTGCTCTCCCAGCTGGCAAAAACCAAACAGAGCTTCCGAGACCTCACAGAGAAATTCCTCACATCCAAGGCTACTGCTTACTCCCTGGCCAACCAGCTGCAGAAATACA AGAGTGAAGAGCACAAAGCCCTCATTGAATCCGTGCTGGAGGAGGGAGCGCGGTTTGAGGGAGAGCTGGCAGAGAAGAGGAGCCCAGCTGCAAGGCTGGG GAAACATGATACTCTAATTCAGGCTCATGCCCGAGAACTGACCCACTTACGACAGAAGATACAAGAAGGGAAAGGTGTCTGTTATCTTTTCATTCAGCATACGAAGAGCATAGTCAAGTCTTTTGAGGGCCTCCTCAGGAGTGCTGACATTCCCTACTACCAGGGACAGAGATTCTGTGAGCAGCTGGCCCAAGGAAGCCAGCTGGCAGAGAGCCTTGCCAGCAAACTCATCACTG AAAATCACAATGATAAGAAGGATGAAGATAGACAGGAGCCACTGGCACCCAG GCTCAGCAGGGGGCTCCAGGAGGAAGAAGTGAATGAAGCCCTGGAAGCCTCACTAGATGAACAGTATTTGACTCATTCCAGTCGCCATGACTCTCAGCAGCTTCCCCGCAGCAGTTCCTTCCTGCTTGACATGCAGGAAGCCAGCTCTGCTGTGGAAGTCACCA GATATACTTCTGACTTCTACAGGGAGAGCTTGGACTCCCTTGCCCAGCTGTACAATGAAAACAGAGATATCAGGAAAGAAAGTCTGAGCCTTCTGGCTCACCTGAATCGTATTTCCAGAG
- the LOC131504046 gene encoding neuroblastoma breakpoint family member 6-like protein isoform X3 gives MAESLTTFSDPRTEMSILETNQYLLSQLAKTKQSFRDLTEKFLTSKATAYSLANQLQKYKSEEHKALIESVLEEGARFEGELAEKRSPAARLGKHDTLIQAHARELTHLRQKIQEGKGVCYLFIQHTKSIVKSFEGLLRSADIPYYQGQRFCEQLAQGSQLAESLASKLITENHNDKKDEDRQEPLAPRLSRGLQEEEVNEALEASLDEQYLTHSSRHDSQQLPRSSSFLLDMQEASSAVEVTNEIQDLHQHLREILFINACLQEKLEHHLSISDQGNGYTSDFYRESLDSLAQLYNENRDIRKESLSLLAHLNRISRGKN, from the exons ATGGCAGAATCTCTCACCACTTTCTCTGATCCGAGGACAGAAATGAGCATCCTGGAAACCAACCAGTACTTGCTCTCCCAGCTGGCAAAAACCAAACAGAGCTTCCGAGACCTCACAGAGAAATTCCTCACATCCAAGGCTACTGCTTACTCCCTGGCCAACCAGCTGCAGAAATACA AGAGTGAAGAGCACAAAGCCCTCATTGAATCCGTGCTGGAGGAGGGAGCGCGGTTTGAGGGAGAGCTGGCAGAGAAGAGGAGCCCAGCTGCAAGGCTGGG GAAACATGATACTCTAATTCAGGCTCATGCCCGAGAACTGACCCACTTACGACAGAAGATACAAGAAGGGAAAGGTGTCTGTTATCTTTTCATTCAGCATACGAAGAGCATAGTCAAGTCTTTTGAGGGCCTCCTCAGGAGTGCTGACATTCCCTACTACCAGGGACAGAGATTCTGTGAGCAGCTGGCCCAAGGAAGCCAGCTGGCAGAGAGCCTTGCCAGCAAACTCATCACTG AAAATCACAATGATAAGAAGGATGAAGATAGACAGGAGCCACTGGCACCCAG GCTCAGCAGGGGGCTCCAGGAGGAAGAAGTGAATGAAGCCCTGGAAGCCTCACTAGATGAACAGTATTTGACTCATTCCAGTCGCCATGACTCTCAGCAGCTTCCCCGCAGCAGTTCCTTCCTGCTTGACATGCAGGAAGCCAGCTCTGCTGTGGAAGTCACCA ATGAGATCCAGGACCTGCACCAGCACCTGAGGGAAATTCTTTTCATCAATGCCTGCCTTCAAGAAAAGCTGGAACATCATCTCAGCATTTCTGACCAAGGAAACG GATATACTTCTGACTTCTACAGGGAGAGCTTGGACTCCCTTGCCCAGCTGTACAATGAAAACAGAGATATCAGGAAAGAAAGTCTGAGCCTTCTGGCTCACCTGAATCGTATTTCCAGAG
- the LOC131504046 gene encoding neuroblastoma breakpoint family member 6-like protein isoform X1 — protein sequence MAESLTTFSDPRTEMSILETNQYLLSQLAKTKQSFRDLTEKFLTSKATAYSLANQLQKYKSEEHKALIESVLEEGARFEGELAEKRSPAARLGKHDTLIQAHARELTHLRQKIQEGKGVCYLFIQHTKSIVKSFEGLLRSADIPYYQGQRFCEQLAQGSQLAESLASKLITENHNDKKDEDRQEPLAPRLSRGLQEEEVNEALEASLDEQYLTHSSRHDSQQLPRSSSFLLDMQEASSAVEVTRFSIFYLIPCPGGMAAEDEIQDLHQHLREILFINACLQEKLEHHLSISDQGNGYTSDFYRESLDSLAQLYNENRDIRKESLSLLAHLNRISRGKN from the exons ATGGCAGAATCTCTCACCACTTTCTCTGATCCGAGGACAGAAATGAGCATCCTGGAAACCAACCAGTACTTGCTCTCCCAGCTGGCAAAAACCAAACAGAGCTTCCGAGACCTCACAGAGAAATTCCTCACATCCAAGGCTACTGCTTACTCCCTGGCCAACCAGCTGCAGAAATACA AGAGTGAAGAGCACAAAGCCCTCATTGAATCCGTGCTGGAGGAGGGAGCGCGGTTTGAGGGAGAGCTGGCAGAGAAGAGGAGCCCAGCTGCAAGGCTGGG GAAACATGATACTCTAATTCAGGCTCATGCCCGAGAACTGACCCACTTACGACAGAAGATACAAGAAGGGAAAGGTGTCTGTTATCTTTTCATTCAGCATACGAAGAGCATAGTCAAGTCTTTTGAGGGCCTCCTCAGGAGTGCTGACATTCCCTACTACCAGGGACAGAGATTCTGTGAGCAGCTGGCCCAAGGAAGCCAGCTGGCAGAGAGCCTTGCCAGCAAACTCATCACTG AAAATCACAATGATAAGAAGGATGAAGATAGACAGGAGCCACTGGCACCCAG GCTCAGCAGGGGGCTCCAGGAGGAAGAAGTGAATGAAGCCCTGGAAGCCTCACTAGATGAACAGTATTTGACTCATTCCAGTCGCCATGACTCTCAGCAGCTTCCCCGCAGCAGTTCCTTCCTGCTTGACATGCAGGAAGCCAGCTCTGCTGTGGAAGTCACCA GATTCTCCATCTTCTACCTCATTCCCTGTCCTGGTGGAATGGCTGCAGAAGATGAGATCCAGGACCTGCACCAGCACCTGAGGGAAATTCTTTTCATCAATGCCTGCCTTCAAGAAAAGCTGGAACATCATCTCAGCATTTCTGACCAAGGAAACG GATATACTTCTGACTTCTACAGGGAGAGCTTGGACTCCCTTGCCCAGCTGTACAATGAAAACAGAGATATCAGGAAAGAAAGTCTGAGCCTTCTGGCTCACCTGAATCGTATTTCCAGAG
- the LOC131504046 gene encoding neuroblastoma breakpoint family member 6-like protein isoform X2: MAESLTTFSDPRTEMSILETNQYLLSQLAKTKQSFRDLTEKFLTSKATAYSLANQLQKYKSEEHKALIESVLEEGARFEGELAEKRSPAARLGKHDTLIQAHARELTHLRQKIQEGKGVCYLFIQHTKSIVKSFEGLLRSADIPYYQGQRFCEQLAQGSQLAESLASKLITENHNDKKDEDRQEPLAPRLSRGLQEEEVNEALEASLDEQYLTHSSRHDSQQLPRSSSFLLDMQEASSAVEVTKDEIQDLHQHLREILFINACLQEKLEHHLSISDQGNGYTSDFYRESLDSLAQLYNENRDIRKESLSLLAHLNRISRGKN, encoded by the exons ATGGCAGAATCTCTCACCACTTTCTCTGATCCGAGGACAGAAATGAGCATCCTGGAAACCAACCAGTACTTGCTCTCCCAGCTGGCAAAAACCAAACAGAGCTTCCGAGACCTCACAGAGAAATTCCTCACATCCAAGGCTACTGCTTACTCCCTGGCCAACCAGCTGCAGAAATACA AGAGTGAAGAGCACAAAGCCCTCATTGAATCCGTGCTGGAGGAGGGAGCGCGGTTTGAGGGAGAGCTGGCAGAGAAGAGGAGCCCAGCTGCAAGGCTGGG GAAACATGATACTCTAATTCAGGCTCATGCCCGAGAACTGACCCACTTACGACAGAAGATACAAGAAGGGAAAGGTGTCTGTTATCTTTTCATTCAGCATACGAAGAGCATAGTCAAGTCTTTTGAGGGCCTCCTCAGGAGTGCTGACATTCCCTACTACCAGGGACAGAGATTCTGTGAGCAGCTGGCCCAAGGAAGCCAGCTGGCAGAGAGCCTTGCCAGCAAACTCATCACTG AAAATCACAATGATAAGAAGGATGAAGATAGACAGGAGCCACTGGCACCCAG GCTCAGCAGGGGGCTCCAGGAGGAAGAAGTGAATGAAGCCCTGGAAGCCTCACTAGATGAACAGTATTTGACTCATTCCAGTCGCCATGACTCTCAGCAGCTTCCCCGCAGCAGTTCCTTCCTGCTTGACATGCAGGAAGCCAGCTCTGCTGTGGAAGTCACCA AAGATGAGATCCAGGACCTGCACCAGCACCTGAGGGAAATTCTTTTCATCAATGCCTGCCTTCAAGAAAAGCTGGAACATCATCTCAGCATTTCTGACCAAGGAAACG GATATACTTCTGACTTCTACAGGGAGAGCTTGGACTCCCTTGCCCAGCTGTACAATGAAAACAGAGATATCAGGAAAGAAAGTCTGAGCCTTCTGGCTCACCTGAATCGTATTTCCAGAG